A single window of Leeuwenhoekiella sp. MAR_2009_132 DNA harbors:
- a CDS encoding AraC family transcriptional regulator yields the protein MKVLPFKIPKPGKEALVYQEDREHFFYDKLHEHEEIQISYIVKGSGSLILGDTINEYQENDILIIGEHIPHVFRSDRNTDDLSIMYTLFFTKNSFGNEFFKLTDLSEIDSFFDQSEYGIKVTSYKNKLLKKFNKLKHQNRIERIANLLQILEIILRAEKKPLSSFVYHKKYTEVEGKRMSDVFQYTLDHFKENITLETIAEKANMSKNAFCRYFKKRTNKTFLQFLIELRIEYACKLLYKEKELPVAEVSERCGFQNIANFNRKFKEIKAMTPTQFRLSM from the coding sequence ATGAAAGTTCTTCCCTTTAAAATCCCAAAACCCGGTAAAGAAGCTCTTGTATATCAAGAAGATCGGGAGCATTTTTTTTATGATAAACTTCATGAGCATGAAGAAATACAGATAAGTTATATTGTTAAAGGATCTGGAAGTTTAATCTTGGGAGATACAATAAATGAATACCAGGAAAATGACATACTCATAATAGGAGAGCATATTCCGCACGTGTTTAGAAGTGATCGCAATACCGATGATCTATCAATTATGTACACACTTTTTTTTACTAAAAATTCTTTTGGTAACGAGTTCTTTAAACTCACCGATTTATCTGAAATCGACAGTTTTTTCGATCAGTCTGAATACGGAATTAAAGTAACTTCCTATAAAAACAAACTCCTTAAAAAGTTTAATAAACTAAAACATCAAAACCGTATTGAACGTATTGCAAATCTGCTTCAAATTCTTGAAATTATTTTACGTGCAGAAAAGAAACCCCTTTCATCATTTGTTTATCATAAAAAATACACAGAAGTTGAAGGTAAACGTATGAGTGATGTTTTTCAATACACATTAGATCATTTTAAAGAAAATATCACACTTGAAACAATTGCTGAAAAAGCCAATATGAGTAAGAATGCTTTTTGCAGATATTTTAAAAAACGTACCAATAAAACCTTTCTTCAGTTTTTAATTGAGTTGCGCATAGAATATGCCTGTAAACTGCTTTATAAGGAAAAAGAACTTCCGGTTGCAGAAGTTTCTGAGCGTTGTGGTTTTCAGAATATAGCTAATTTCAATAGAAAATTTAAAGAGATCAAAGCAATGACACCTACGCAGTTTCGATTAAGTATGTAA
- a CDS encoding organic hydroperoxide resistance protein, translating to MKALYKAKATANGGRDGSVSSDDGTLDFKLSVPKGLGGAGGEGTNPEQLFAAGYSACFGSALAHVARSKKVDLGDYTVTATVKIGKNEEDMFQLAVVLDCYLPTVDVEQGEELVNEAHEVCPYSRATMDNIDVTLNLLLDE from the coding sequence ATGAAAGCTTTATATAAAGCAAAAGCGACTGCAAACGGTGGTCGTGACGGCAGTGTTTCATCAGATGACGGAACTTTAGATTTTAAATTGTCTGTACCTAAAGGTCTTGGTGGTGCAGGAGGAGAAGGTACAAACCCAGAGCAACTTTTTGCTGCAGGATATTCTGCTTGTTTTGGTAGTGCTTTAGCTCACGTAGCACGTAGTAAAAAAGTAGATCTTGGGGATTATACGGTTACTGCAACGGTGAAAATTGGCAAAAATGAAGAAGACATGTTTCAGCTGGCAGTAGTGCTTGACTGCTACCTACCAACCGTAGATGTAGAACAGGGTGAAGAGCTGGTAAACGAAGCTCACGAAGTATGCCCGTATTCTCGTGCTACGATGGATAATATAGATGTGACTTTAAATTTACTTTTAGATGAGTAA
- a CDS encoding peptidoglycan DD-metalloendopeptidase family protein has translation MQTRDFSAELSKLTSGFTPIIDTTYKAEDYKFLDLSVTNPVLEEVDTSSAEAIQVYINTYLSKVGGTIAYGGYLEKRSIYDRSLYFSNTDEVLKRNIHLGLDIWCPQGTAVLVPVKGIVHSFKDNRNHGDYGPCIVLEHRFENLTFYTLYGHLTRSSLSNLSIGQMFEAGEILAHLGVPEENGDYAPHLHFQIIRDIQGNRGDYPGVSTLQNLDFYKKNCPDPQLLLKINTL, from the coding sequence ATGCAAACACGAGATTTTTCAGCAGAATTAAGCAAATTAACTTCCGGTTTTACGCCGATAATTGACACCACTTATAAAGCGGAAGATTATAAATTTCTTGATCTTTCGGTAACCAACCCGGTTTTAGAGGAAGTAGATACAAGCTCTGCGGAAGCAATACAGGTTTATATAAATACTTATTTGTCTAAAGTAGGCGGTACTATCGCCTATGGCGGGTATTTAGAAAAACGTAGTATTTACGACCGAAGCCTTTATTTTAGTAATACAGATGAGGTGCTAAAGCGTAATATACATTTGGGGCTTGACATCTGGTGTCCTCAAGGTACAGCGGTTTTAGTACCTGTAAAAGGTATCGTGCATAGCTTTAAAGATAACCGCAATCACGGCGATTATGGCCCGTGTATCGTTTTAGAACATCGTTTTGAAAATCTCACATTTTACACACTTTACGGCCATTTAACTCGATCTTCTTTATCTAATTTAAGCATAGGACAAATGTTTGAGGCAGGTGAAATCCTGGCCCATCTTGGCGTACCCGAAGAAAATGGCGATTACGCTCCGCATTTACACTTTCAGATTATTCGAGATATACAAGGTAATAGGGGTGATTATCCGGGAGTGTCTACGCTTCAGAATCTAGATTTCTACAAGAAAAATTGTCCCGATCCACAATTACTTCTTAAAATCAATACGCTGTAG
- a CDS encoding RagB/SusD family nutrient uptake outer membrane protein → MKTIFKHIVLKRSFTMPVLGLFVSLSFLACTNLEEEVFSEITEDSFVPADEDIVALTASAYTPLRYIMSWQGLFDVQEESGDTFITPTRPNGWDDGGTYKRMHFHTWDETQYQPRNTWLTCFRGVNNINRVISQLESGSLPVTPEQAATVISELRALRGLYYSILLDTHGNVPILKDFSDEIPQQSTRQEVYDFVVSELTEVIPDLSETVDATTYGRLTKFAAMQILARVYLNAEVYTGTAKWAECLALCNQIIDSGAYELDTDYGAIFTTENQNSPEIVFAIPYDQIYAGEWNQHMKMLLPSHRDVFKMQSQPWGGSSANPQIINSYESGDKRLEETWLVGDQKNADTGETLFTLVNFMPSIYFCEFEEGLRCHKYDIAPGSNSRLSNDFPLFRYTDVLMMKAETLLRTNRADEAALIVSNVRSRAFDNAADAIVTGAELMGDTTVEYGVLGEDGSVTDAGDTTPVVYGRFLDELAWEFTAEARRRTDMIRFGVYQTKSWYNHTPKGNHTTLFPIGLEELNTNPNLKQNTGY, encoded by the coding sequence ATGAAAACTATATTTAAGCATATCGTATTAAAAAGATCATTTACAATGCCGGTTTTGGGGTTGTTCGTTTCCCTATCATTTTTAGCCTGTACAAATCTTGAAGAAGAGGTATTTTCAGAAATTACCGAAGATTCATTTGTGCCTGCAGATGAGGATATTGTAGCATTAACAGCTTCTGCCTATACACCCTTACGCTATATTATGAGCTGGCAGGGGTTGTTTGATGTGCAGGAAGAGTCTGGTGATACCTTTATAACCCCTACGCGACCTAACGGTTGGGATGACGGTGGTACGTACAAAAGAATGCATTTTCACACGTGGGATGAGACGCAATATCAACCTAGAAATACATGGCTCACTTGCTTTAGAGGTGTAAATAATATCAACAGGGTGATTTCACAGCTAGAGTCGGGCTCCCTTCCTGTAACCCCAGAACAGGCCGCAACAGTAATTTCAGAATTGAGAGCGTTACGAGGATTGTATTATTCAATATTATTAGATACCCACGGAAATGTGCCAATACTCAAAGATTTTAGTGATGAAATTCCACAACAAAGCACGCGGCAGGAAGTGTATGATTTTGTAGTTTCAGAACTTACTGAAGTTATTCCTGATCTTTCTGAAACCGTAGATGCTACTACCTATGGCAGATTAACGAAGTTTGCCGCTATGCAAATTTTAGCTCGGGTATATTTAAATGCCGAGGTGTACACAGGTACTGCAAAATGGGCAGAATGTTTAGCGCTTTGTAATCAAATTATAGATTCTGGAGCTTATGAACTCGATACAGATTATGGTGCAATTTTTACTACTGAAAATCAAAACTCTCCTGAAATTGTTTTTGCTATTCCTTACGATCAAATCTATGCAGGAGAGTGGAATCAACATATGAAAATGTTACTGCCCAGTCACCGCGATGTTTTTAAAATGCAATCACAGCCCTGGGGAGGGAGTAGTGCAAATCCACAAATTATAAATAGTTATGAAAGTGGTGATAAACGCCTTGAAGAAACCTGGTTAGTAGGTGATCAAAAAAATGCCGATACCGGTGAGACCTTATTTACGCTGGTAAATTTTATGCCCAGTATTTATTTCTGTGAATTTGAAGAAGGTTTACGTTGCCATAAATACGACATTGCCCCGGGATCTAATAGTAGATTAAGTAACGACTTCCCTCTGTTTAGATATACAGATGTTTTAATGATGAAGGCTGAAACATTATTACGTACAAACCGGGCAGATGAGGCAGCTCTAATTGTAAGTAATGTACGAAGCAGAGCTTTTGATAATGCTGCAGATGCTATAGTTACGGGAGCAGAATTAATGGGCGATACAACGGTAGAATATGGTGTTTTAGGTGAGGACGGTAGTGTTACAGATGCCGGAGACACGACACCGGTTGTCTACGGCAGGTTTTTAGATGAACTAGCCTGGGAGTTTACGGCCGAAGCACGACGTAGAACAGATATGATTCGTTTTGGAGTATACCAGACAAAAAGCTGGTATAACCACACTCCTAAGGGTAATCATACCACGCTTTTTCCCATAGGATTAGAAGAGTTAAATACAAATCCTAATCTTAAACAAAATACAGGATATTAA
- a CDS encoding DUF4097 family beta strand repeat-containing protein → MRLFVHFCVLTLVVNLASQAQAQTTNTKFNERFSTRADVTINADTQYADVVFENWNKNEVAVEAVIESEDLSKEEINELLKGWQVQVQGNSNAVQILSRGAPAAVNIALSDVQMRGANDLIASSMQMMQPMMKNMLSPMLEQFSGMKLPVEYYKGMKNISFDYNAYKRDGEKYLEQYKKKIEANFGEDFDAVMKKWERNNQKKVAAGQGLAGSSLLGMPKSPFSKQMNFDADAYKRDKKGYVSAMNKKYGTSVSVSQTDKWRADMEAWGADFNKDMKAWGERFGKQFGGSTEALGANFSRALESDMAALGQNIGKAMEGWSDSFAKKLEQMAEQQGGNLQKTVTRDANGNVSTQMTYSFTGSNVPNVAKPKGSYKRKIVVRMPNDAKLDLNVRHGNIKIAEATNAKVNLSHGDFIANTISGDKTFINVAYSPVDVATWDYGTLQASYTKSCVIDKAKSININSRASSIVINELQDAAVITGSFGELSIPKLGKNFKTLNISVENSDVVLNLPDTPFHFNFNGVRSRLNYPKSLDAKVMEGYNSSMVNGFYKSRNTDSIIAISSKFSDIVLN, encoded by the coding sequence ATGAGACTATTTGTTCATTTTTGCGTGCTTACCCTTGTAGTGAATCTTGCTTCACAAGCACAGGCACAAACAACAAACACTAAGTTTAATGAGCGCTTTTCAACGCGTGCAGATGTTACAATTAATGCAGATACACAATATGCAGATGTTGTTTTTGAAAACTGGAATAAAAATGAAGTTGCGGTAGAAGCTGTTATAGAATCTGAAGATCTTTCTAAAGAAGAAATTAATGAGTTATTAAAAGGCTGGCAGGTACAAGTACAGGGCAACAGCAACGCCGTGCAAATACTAAGTAGAGGTGCACCTGCTGCAGTAAATATCGCTTTAAGTGATGTACAAATGCGGGGAGCTAATGATTTAATAGCATCATCTATGCAAATGATGCAGCCTATGATGAAGAATATGTTGAGCCCTATGCTTGAGCAGTTTTCAGGAATGAAATTACCTGTGGAATATTATAAGGGAATGAAAAATATTTCATTTGATTACAATGCATACAAGCGGGATGGGGAGAAGTATTTAGAGCAATATAAAAAGAAGATCGAAGCTAATTTTGGTGAAGACTTTGATGCGGTGATGAAAAAATGGGAACGCAACAATCAAAAGAAAGTTGCTGCAGGACAAGGACTAGCCGGAAGTAGTCTATTAGGAATGCCAAAATCGCCATTCTCAAAGCAAATGAATTTTGATGCGGATGCCTATAAAAGAGATAAGAAAGGCTATGTATCTGCGATGAATAAAAAATATGGTACGAGTGTAAGTGTGTCACAGACCGATAAGTGGCGCGCAGATATGGAAGCCTGGGGAGCAGATTTTAATAAAGATATGAAAGCCTGGGGTGAGCGTTTTGGGAAACAGTTTGGTGGTTCTACCGAAGCTTTAGGGGCTAATTTCAGTAGAGCTTTAGAAAGCGATATGGCGGCTTTAGGACAAAATATAGGTAAAGCTATGGAAGGCTGGAGCGATAGTTTTGCAAAAAAACTTGAGCAAATGGCAGAGCAACAGGGAGGTAATCTTCAGAAAACGGTTACCCGTGATGCTAATGGTAATGTGAGCACGCAAATGACGTATAGTTTTACGGGATCTAATGTTCCTAATGTTGCTAAACCTAAAGGATCATACAAACGTAAGATTGTGGTGCGTATGCCTAATGACGCTAAATTAGATCTTAATGTACGTCACGGTAATATAAAAATTGCTGAGGCTACTAATGCTAAGGTTAATTTGTCGCACGGTGATTTTATTGCCAATACCATTTCTGGAGATAAAACATTTATAAACGTAGCTTATAGCCCTGTTGATGTGGCAACCTGGGATTATGGTACACTGCAGGCGAGTTACACAAAATCCTGTGTGATAGATAAGGCAAAAAGCATCAATATAAATTCAAGAGCAAGCAGTATTGTTATAAATGAATTACAAGATGCAGCGGTTATTACCGGTAGTTTTGGTGAGTTGTCTATACCTAAGTTGGGTAAAAATTTCAAGACTTTAAATATAAGTGTAGAGAATAGTGATGTGGTACTTAATCTGCCAGATACACCTTTCCATTTTAATTTTAACGGTGTACGTAGTCGTTTAAATTATCCAAAAAGTTTAGACGCAAAAGTGATGGAAGGTTATAACAGCAGTATGGTAAATGGTTTTTATAAATCGAGAAATACAGATAGTATAATCGCCATCTCTTCAAAGTTTAGTGATATAGTTTTAAATTAG
- a CDS encoding SusC/RagA family TonB-linked outer membrane protein encodes MSQKLNQLVVAKRKAYKNKGHLLFGLFLLCSFITHSQRILTGTVKDDKGVLLPGVNVKEKGVSNGFITDFDGNFQLTTQNEAAVLIFSYVGFETLEVSTQGKIEFNITLKENLEALSEVVVIGYGTQKRADVTSAVASVKSEDFIEGNVRDAAQLVQGKVAGLSVSAPSGDPTAGTQIQLRGIASLNGSSAPLILVDGVPGSLQTVAPEDIASIDVLKDGSATAIYGTRGTNGVIIITTKGANNDMQNTIEYTGNVSFQSISNNLDFLNASELREKYAEGYTFTGANFEDFGSDTDWLDEITQNAVSTVHNVLFRGGNKTTNLSASVNYRNLEGIFINTNNKRYTGRIDVNHAMFDNKLKANFNVVLSEQEFYTGGDGYSFNPYVYRQALIHNPTEPVRNEDGSWFERDVYLYDNPVAYLKETDGQNRYRNTRFTGSLAYSPIEDLTIQGLYTRKGNSNIRGYYESKNHVSTTKNGVEGYASRGTDDYVGDYGQITLDYKKNIGLHKITALAGYNYEKNVNEGFYANNRNFPSDAYTYNNLGIGQGLPLGEAGMGSYKNSDKLIAFFGRLTYNYDDKYLFMASLRHEGSSRFGADNKWGSFPGVSAGWRINEEEFMKDAKWVNNLKLRGGFGITGINAGSSYQSLSSLNYSNYFYYNGRWLRELIPSRNPNPDLKWEKKEEFNIGLDFDLFDGRLGGALDYYNRHTKDALYNYDVPTPPYLYSSITANVAEVSNVGFEALLTVLPVQTENFNWNSTFTYSTNKNELVSLSNDQFQTTNDFFYTGYTGEPIQLSTHIVQVGESIGNFYGLKSVDISDEGIWLVENADGEIIPATESSTADRQVLGNGLPKHYLSWNNTFNYKNWDLNVNMRGAFGFQILNFSRMFYENPTIGYNVLDTAFDEVYGKAVLSDVQRFVSYYVEDGDYWKIDNVTLGYTVNTDKSDIIKRLRVFASGLNLVTLTGYKGIDPEVNRSGLSPGNDERDKYPTTRTFSLGVNVTF; translated from the coding sequence ATGAGTCAAAAATTAAATCAATTAGTAGTAGCTAAGCGTAAGGCTTATAAAAACAAAGGACATCTTCTCTTTGGTCTATTTCTACTGTGTTCTTTTATTACCCATTCACAACGTATACTTACAGGAACTGTAAAAGATGACAAAGGAGTTTTACTTCCCGGTGTAAACGTAAAGGAGAAAGGTGTTTCAAACGGTTTTATCACAGATTTTGATGGTAATTTTCAGTTAACTACCCAAAATGAGGCTGCAGTTTTAATATTCTCGTATGTAGGATTTGAAACTTTAGAAGTATCAACACAGGGTAAAATAGAATTCAATATCACCTTAAAAGAAAACCTAGAGGCTCTTTCTGAAGTCGTGGTCATAGGTTACGGTACACAAAAGCGGGCAGATGTAACCAGTGCAGTAGCTAGTGTAAAGTCTGAAGACTTTATAGAAGGTAACGTGCGTGACGCAGCCCAACTTGTACAGGGTAAAGTAGCCGGTCTTTCGGTTTCTGCACCTTCTGGAGATCCTACAGCGGGCACGCAAATACAACTAAGAGGGATTGCATCACTTAATGGCAGCAGCGCTCCCTTAATCCTTGTAGATGGTGTTCCCGGAAGTTTACAAACTGTTGCTCCCGAAGATATTGCTTCTATAGACGTTCTTAAAGATGGGTCTGCGACTGCTATTTATGGTACTCGGGGTACAAACGGTGTGATCATTATTACTACCAAAGGGGCAAATAATGATATGCAAAATACAATCGAATATACAGGTAATGTGTCCTTTCAATCTATTAGTAACAATCTCGACTTCTTAAATGCTTCAGAACTTAGAGAGAAGTATGCTGAGGGGTATACGTTTACCGGAGCTAATTTTGAAGATTTTGGTTCAGATACAGACTGGTTAGATGAGATTACTCAAAATGCTGTAAGTACCGTGCACAATGTACTTTTTAGAGGCGGAAACAAAACAACAAACCTGAGTGCTTCGGTTAATTACAGAAACCTGGAAGGAATTTTTATAAATACCAATAACAAACGCTATACCGGTCGTATAGATGTCAACCACGCGATGTTTGACAATAAATTGAAAGCCAATTTTAATGTCGTTCTCAGTGAACAGGAATTTTATACCGGTGGCGATGGTTACAGTTTTAACCCGTATGTGTATCGCCAGGCGCTAATACATAATCCTACTGAGCCCGTGCGTAACGAAGATGGGAGCTGGTTTGAAAGAGATGTGTATTTATACGACAACCCGGTCGCCTATCTAAAAGAGACAGACGGTCAAAACCGTTACCGCAATACGCGATTTACAGGAAGTTTAGCTTATTCTCCCATAGAAGATTTAACCATTCAAGGTTTATATACGCGTAAAGGAAATTCAAATATACGAGGCTATTACGAGAGTAAGAATCACGTTTCTACTACAAAAAATGGTGTTGAAGGCTATGCTTCAAGAGGTACCGATGATTATGTGGGAGATTATGGGCAGATTACCTTAGACTACAAGAAAAATATTGGTCTTCATAAAATCACAGCGCTTGCGGGTTATAACTATGAGAAAAATGTAAATGAAGGTTTTTACGCAAATAACCGCAACTTCCCATCAGATGCATATACTTACAACAATCTTGGTATTGGACAGGGGCTTCCGTTAGGTGAAGCAGGTATGGGTAGTTATAAAAACTCAGACAAGCTTATTGCATTTTTTGGTCGATTAACTTACAACTACGATGATAAATATCTGTTTATGGCAAGTTTGCGTCATGAAGGTTCGTCGCGTTTTGGCGCAGATAACAAATGGGGAAGTTTTCCGGGAGTTTCTGCAGGATGGCGTATTAATGAGGAAGAATTTATGAAAGATGCCAAGTGGGTAAACAACCTTAAATTAAGAGGAGGTTTTGGTATCACAGGTATAAATGCAGGAAGTTCGTATCAATCTTTAAGTAGCTTAAATTATAGTAATTACTTCTATTATAACGGCAGGTGGTTACGCGAATTAATTCCGTCAAGAAATCCAAACCCGGATCTTAAATGGGAGAAAAAAGAAGAATTTAATATAGGTCTTGATTTTGACCTATTTGATGGTCGCTTAGGTGGTGCATTAGATTATTACAACCGTCACACTAAAGATGCACTCTATAATTACGATGTGCCCACACCTCCCTATTTGTACAGCAGCATTACGGCTAACGTTGCTGAGGTGAGCAATGTAGGTTTTGAAGCGTTGTTAACCGTTTTACCGGTACAGACCGAAAACTTCAACTGGAATTCAACGTTTACCTATTCTACAAATAAAAATGAGTTAGTGTCTTTATCTAATGATCAGTTTCAGACAACAAATGATTTTTTCTACACTGGTTACACGGGTGAGCCCATTCAACTTTCTACGCACATCGTACAGGTAGGAGAGAGCATCGGTAATTTCTACGGATTAAAAAGTGTAGATATTTCAGATGAGGGAATCTGGTTAGTAGAGAATGCTGATGGGGAGATTATACCTGCTACAGAATCTTCTACTGCAGACCGCCAGGTTTTAGGAAACGGGTTACCTAAACATTATTTAAGCTGGAATAATACCTTCAATTATAAAAACTGGGATTTAAATGTGAATATGCGCGGAGCTTTTGGGTTTCAGATATTAAACTTTTCAAGAATGTTTTATGAGAATCCTACCATAGGTTACAATGTTCTTGATACTGCTTTTGATGAGGTATATGGTAAAGCTGTGCTCTCTGATGTACAGCGATTTGTGAGTTACTATGTTGAAGATGGTGATTACTGGAAAATAGATAACGTGACTTTGGGATATACCGTTAATACAGATAAAAGCGACATCATTAAGCGCTTGCGGGTATTTGCATCTGGTTTAAATCTTGTAACACTTACTGGCTACAAAGGTATAGACCCTGAGGTTAACAGATCTGGCTTATCTCCGGGTAATGATGAGCGGGATAAATATCCTACCACACGCACATTTAGTTTAGGAGTGAACGTAACGTTTTAA
- a CDS encoding RNA polymerase sigma factor, which translates to MQLYNKYSQGMYYVAFRFLKNSFEAEEAMQEGFVKAFTKMHQYNGEVTFGAWLKRIVINKSIDMLKAKKLELVAINEQVLGTVDDDNDWAVEDGITVDQIKEAIEELPERYRYAVMLFLIEGYDHQEISEILEITEVASRTLVHRGKKKLQEKLKTKYHGTGY; encoded by the coding sequence ATGCAACTGTATAATAAATACAGCCAGGGTATGTACTACGTAGCGTTTCGGTTTTTAAAAAACTCTTTTGAAGCTGAAGAAGCGATGCAGGAGGGTTTTGTAAAAGCGTTTACAAAAATGCATCAATACAATGGAGAGGTGACGTTTGGTGCATGGCTTAAGCGTATTGTGATTAATAAGAGCATAGATATGCTTAAGGCAAAAAAGCTTGAGCTGGTAGCGATAAATGAGCAGGTTTTAGGTACCGTAGATGATGACAATGACTGGGCGGTAGAAGATGGTATCACAGTAGATCAGATTAAGGAAGCTATAGAAGAACTTCCAGAACGGTACCGGTATGCTGTTATGCTCTTCTTAATTGAAGGTTATGACCACCAGGAAATATCTGAAATATTAGAAATCACCGAAGTCGCATCGCGCACACTGGTGCACAGAGGTAAAAAGAAATTACAAGAAAAATTAAAAACAAAATATCATGGCACAGGATATTAG